One Triticum dicoccoides isolate Atlit2015 ecotype Zavitan chromosome 4B, WEW_v2.0, whole genome shotgun sequence genomic window carries:
- the LOC119295643 gene encoding transcription factor TGAL4-like isoform X1, giving the protein MEEASSSSGHPRHRGPPPHHVLGYGGFHAAMAMPTNSMPPAAFFSEQDGGGGGGGGAYFGELEEALMHQVATLSSSGRMISHSHSQQQTATATSTDHPHHHHHHHHGHNHAMPFPSTVADTATAAAAAARPPPTLDIFPSWPLALHHHHTPKEGSNVTADSTDSESSSKNNINMDSSDHHQHQQQQQQGMVGLVTVAGQFHQISQQQHQQQKMATSSTHSDRTGKALDPKTTRRLAQNREAARKSRLRKKAYIQQLESGKLKLAQLEQDLQRARSQGLLVGGAPGGNSSPGAAMFDVEYNRWLDDDSRRMIELRGGLHAHLPDGDLRAIIDDTLTHYDELFRLKSAAARADVFHLITGMWATPAERCFLWMGGFRPSDLLKTLAPQLDPLTEQQMVGICSLEQSLQQAEEALTQGLEQLHQSLAITVAGSGSLSDDTNMGSFMGDMAVALGKLANLEGFVIQADNLRQQTLHQMHRILTVRQAARCFLAIGEYHNRLRALSSLWASRPREILMTDDGNCGELSIAAHPSESQYSAY; this is encoded by the exons ATGGAGGAGGCCAGCAGCAGTTCGGGCCATCCGAGGCACAGGGGCCCTCCTCCTCATCATGTTCTTGGCTATGGCGGCTTCCATGCCGCCATGGCCATGCCAACCAACTCCATGCCTCCCGCAGCCTTCTT CAGCGAGcaagacggaggaggaggaggcggcggcggcgcctacTTCGGGGAGCTGGAGGAGGCCCTCATGCACCAGGTCGCCACGCTCAGCAGCAGCGGCAGGATGATTTCGCATTCCCATTCCCAGCAACAAACTGCAACGGCCACCTCCACGGATCAtcctcatcaccaccaccaccaccaccatggacACAACCACGCCATGC CCTTCCCCAGTACTGTGGCTGATACTGctacagcggcagcggcagcagctagGCCGCCTCCCACACTGGACATCTTCCCCTCCTGGCCGCtcgctctccatcaccaccacacaccCAAG GAGGGTTCAAATGTGACAGCAGACAGCACAGACTCAGAGAGCAGCAGCAAGAACAACATCAACATGGACTCATCGGATCATCaccagcaccagcagcagcagcagcaagggatGGTAGGATTAGTCACCGTGGCAGGCCAGTTCCATCAGATTTcacagcagcagcaccagcagCAG AAGATGGCAACAAGTTCCACTCACAGTGACAGGACTGGCAAGGCTCTTGATCCAAAG ACGACGAGGAGGCTAGCGCAGAATCGAGAGGCTGCCAGAAAAAGCAGGCTTCGGAAGAAG GCTTACATTCAGCAGCTTGAGAGTGGCAAGCTGAAGCTTGCTCAACTGGAACAGGATCTCCAGCGGGCTCGTTCTCAG GGACTCTTGGTTGGAGGAGCTCCAGGTGGAAACTCCAGCCCTG GTGCTGCTATGTTCGATGTTGAGTACAACAGGTGGCTGGACGACGACAGCAGGCGCATGATTGAGCTCCGGGGAGGCCTGCACGCGCACTTGCCGGATGGTGACCTCAGGGCCATCATCGACGACACCTTGACCCACTACGATGAGCTCTTTCGCCTCAAGAGTGCCGCTGCCAGGGCGGACGTCTTTCATCTCATCACTGGGATGTGGGCGACCCCAGCCGAGCGCTGCTTCCTTTGGATGGGCGGCTTCCGGCCCTCTGATCTGCTCAAG ACACTGGCACCTCAGCTTGATCCCTTGACTGAACAGCAAATGGTTGGCATCTGCAGCCTTGAGCAGTCATTGCAGCAGGCAGAAGAAGCTCTCACCCAGGGCCTGGAGCAGCTCCATCAGTCATTAGCAATCACGGTGGCAGGCAGCGGGTCTCTTAGCGACGATACCAACATGGGGAGCTTCATGGGCGACATGGCCGTTGCTCTCGGCAAGCTGGCCAACCTTGAAGGCTTTGTCATACAG GCTGATAACTTGAGGCAGCAGACTCTTCACCAGATGCACAGGATTCTGACAGTTAGGCAGGCAGCTCGATGTTTCTTGGCTATTGGCGAGTACCATAACCGCCTCCGTGCCCTAAGCTCCCTCTGGGCTTCTCGCCCTCGAGA GATACTGATGACAGATGACGGCAATTGTGGAGAGCTAAGCATTGCAGCACATCCATCTGAAAGCCAATATTCAGCCTACTGA
- the LOC119295643 gene encoding transcription factor TGAL4-like isoform X2 — MEEASSSSGHPRHRGPPPHHVLGYGGFHAAMAMPTNSMPPAAFFEQDGGGGGGGGAYFGELEEALMHQVATLSSSGRMISHSHSQQQTATATSTDHPHHHHHHHHGHNHAMPFPSTVADTATAAAAAARPPPTLDIFPSWPLALHHHHTPKEGSNVTADSTDSESSSKNNINMDSSDHHQHQQQQQQGMVGLVTVAGQFHQISQQQHQQQKMATSSTHSDRTGKALDPKTTRRLAQNREAARKSRLRKKAYIQQLESGKLKLAQLEQDLQRARSQGLLVGGAPGGNSSPGAAMFDVEYNRWLDDDSRRMIELRGGLHAHLPDGDLRAIIDDTLTHYDELFRLKSAAARADVFHLITGMWATPAERCFLWMGGFRPSDLLKTLAPQLDPLTEQQMVGICSLEQSLQQAEEALTQGLEQLHQSLAITVAGSGSLSDDTNMGSFMGDMAVALGKLANLEGFVIQADNLRQQTLHQMHRILTVRQAARCFLAIGEYHNRLRALSSLWASRPREILMTDDGNCGELSIAAHPSESQYSAY, encoded by the exons ATGGAGGAGGCCAGCAGCAGTTCGGGCCATCCGAGGCACAGGGGCCCTCCTCCTCATCATGTTCTTGGCTATGGCGGCTTCCATGCCGCCATGGCCATGCCAACCAACTCCATGCCTCCCGCAGCCTTCTT CGAGcaagacggaggaggaggaggcggcggcggcgcctacTTCGGGGAGCTGGAGGAGGCCCTCATGCACCAGGTCGCCACGCTCAGCAGCAGCGGCAGGATGATTTCGCATTCCCATTCCCAGCAACAAACTGCAACGGCCACCTCCACGGATCAtcctcatcaccaccaccaccaccaccatggacACAACCACGCCATGC CCTTCCCCAGTACTGTGGCTGATACTGctacagcggcagcggcagcagctagGCCGCCTCCCACACTGGACATCTTCCCCTCCTGGCCGCtcgctctccatcaccaccacacaccCAAG GAGGGTTCAAATGTGACAGCAGACAGCACAGACTCAGAGAGCAGCAGCAAGAACAACATCAACATGGACTCATCGGATCATCaccagcaccagcagcagcagcagcaagggatGGTAGGATTAGTCACCGTGGCAGGCCAGTTCCATCAGATTTcacagcagcagcaccagcagCAG AAGATGGCAACAAGTTCCACTCACAGTGACAGGACTGGCAAGGCTCTTGATCCAAAG ACGACGAGGAGGCTAGCGCAGAATCGAGAGGCTGCCAGAAAAAGCAGGCTTCGGAAGAAG GCTTACATTCAGCAGCTTGAGAGTGGCAAGCTGAAGCTTGCTCAACTGGAACAGGATCTCCAGCGGGCTCGTTCTCAG GGACTCTTGGTTGGAGGAGCTCCAGGTGGAAACTCCAGCCCTG GTGCTGCTATGTTCGATGTTGAGTACAACAGGTGGCTGGACGACGACAGCAGGCGCATGATTGAGCTCCGGGGAGGCCTGCACGCGCACTTGCCGGATGGTGACCTCAGGGCCATCATCGACGACACCTTGACCCACTACGATGAGCTCTTTCGCCTCAAGAGTGCCGCTGCCAGGGCGGACGTCTTTCATCTCATCACTGGGATGTGGGCGACCCCAGCCGAGCGCTGCTTCCTTTGGATGGGCGGCTTCCGGCCCTCTGATCTGCTCAAG ACACTGGCACCTCAGCTTGATCCCTTGACTGAACAGCAAATGGTTGGCATCTGCAGCCTTGAGCAGTCATTGCAGCAGGCAGAAGAAGCTCTCACCCAGGGCCTGGAGCAGCTCCATCAGTCATTAGCAATCACGGTGGCAGGCAGCGGGTCTCTTAGCGACGATACCAACATGGGGAGCTTCATGGGCGACATGGCCGTTGCTCTCGGCAAGCTGGCCAACCTTGAAGGCTTTGTCATACAG GCTGATAACTTGAGGCAGCAGACTCTTCACCAGATGCACAGGATTCTGACAGTTAGGCAGGCAGCTCGATGTTTCTTGGCTATTGGCGAGTACCATAACCGCCTCCGTGCCCTAAGCTCCCTCTGGGCTTCTCGCCCTCGAGA GATACTGATGACAGATGACGGCAATTGTGGAGAGCTAAGCATTGCAGCACATCCATCTGAAAGCCAATATTCAGCCTACTGA
- the LOC119295644 gene encoding uncharacterized protein LOC119295644, translated as MGISKVTGIAATALLVSSLALRQAGVRAAATAPILATSCVAYVVTVASHTAVNLPWILGKTPSGRFPLWSAVLFGPFLMLARTYAKVKRFLRKENVYDEIAQGLYLGGWPFMPKHLPPGDPSVVDCTCELPRSSFVKVDEYVCLATWDTRSPLPSQIEFAARWACEKRAQGKPVYVHCAFGHGRSACVMCAILVATGVAENWKDAENVIRGRRKIKMNALHRKTLEDWSKSRVVQKKDN; from the exons ATGGGGATCTCCAAGGTGACGGGCATCGCCGCGACGGCGCTCCTCGTCTCGTCCCTCGCCCTGCGGCAGGCCGGCGTGAGGGCCGCCGCCACGGCCCCCATCCTCGCTACCAGCTGCGTCGCCTACGTCGTCACCGTCGCGTCCCACACCGCCGTCAACCTGCCCTGGATCCTGGGCAAGACCCCGTCGGGCCGGTTCCCCCTCTGGTCGGCCGTGCTCTTCGGCCCCTTCCTGATGCTGGCACGCACGTACGCCAAGGTGAAGAGGTTCCTCAGGAAGGAGAACGTGTACGACGAGATCGCCCAGGGGCTCTACCTCGGGGGCTGGCCGTTCATGCCAAAGCACCTGCCTCCCGGGGATCCGTCCGTCGTAGATTGCACGTGTGAGCTGCCGAGGAGCTCGTTTGTGAAGGTGGATGAGTATGTCTGTCTTGCTACTTGGGATACCAGGTCCCCGTTACCGTCCCAGATCGAATTCGCGGCGCGGTGGGCCTGCGAGAAGAGAGCCCAGGGGAAGCCCGTCTATGTCCACTGCGCATTTG GTCATGGAAGAAGTGCCTGTGTCATGTGCGCAATTCTAGTGGCGACGGGCGTTGCCGAAAACTGGAAAGATGCTGAAAACGTCATCCGAGGAAGGAGGAAGATCAAAATGAACGCTCTTCACCGCAAAACTTTGGAAGATTGGTCCAAAAGTCGAGTTGTCCAGAAAAAAGATAATTAA